The window CTCGTCGACTACGCGCACGGCGAGCTCTCGGCTCCCGACGATGCCGCGGTGCACGCGCACTTGGCGGAGTGCTCGTCGTGCGCCGACGCGCATACCGAAGAGGTGGCGCTGACCCAGTTGCTGCGCGCGCACGCCGGCGCCGAAGAGCGCGAGATGCCCGTCGCGGTCGCTGCCGGCGTCCGCGAGGCAATCACGCGACGTCCCGCATTCGGATGGGAGCGGCTGCAGGCCGCGCTGCGGCCGGCGCTCGTGCTTCCCGTCGCCGCGGCGCTCGCGGTCGCCCTCTACTTCGGCTTCAACACGTGGCGCGGAACCGGCCGCTCGACGCCGATCGACGCTGCATACTACATCGACAGCCACGCGGCGATGGCCGCGAACGCTTCGTTCGGCCAAGAGGCGCCCGCGCCGTTGACGCTAACCTCCGATACGACGCCCGATGAAACGCACTAGCCTCGTCGTCTTGGCCTTCGTGGCCGCAAGCCTCGCGCTCGCGAACGCGAAGCCCGTGCACCGCACGAACGACGAGTTGCTCGTCGCCGCGATGTCGGCTCGATCGTCGGTCTCGTACACCGGCGTCGTCCAGGTATTGCGCATCGGGAACAACGCCTCGCAGGCCGCCGTCTACCGCGTCGAGCATCGCGCCCCGGATCTCACCCGCCGCGTCTACACCGCGCCCTCATCGCTCTCCGGGGAGACGCTCCTCTCCAACGGCGACCTCAGCTTCTCGATCGACCCGAAACGCCGCCGAATCGTCGAGACGCGCAACGACGCCGTCGAAGAGGCGGTCGCGCTCAGCGCCAACCTCGCGCTGCTGCGCGAGAACTACGACGTCATCGAGAAGGGCACCGAGACGTTCGATGGGCGGCGCACGGTCGATCTCGTGCTGACGAACAAACACTCGCGCCATCCGACGATGCTCGTGCGGATCGATCGCGACAGCAACCTCGTGCTCGACAAAGAGGAGTTCGGCGAAGACGGCTCGCTCGTCAGCGAGCTTCGCTTCGAGGAGATCCGCTACGCGACGGCGATCCCCCAGACCGATTTTGCCTTGCCCAAGAGCTATACGCTCGTGCGCGGCCCGTCGTTCGGCGAGCCGTCGGAGAATCTCGCCCAGGTCGTGCGCGGCGCCGGTTTCACGGCGCGCGAGCCCCGCGCGCTCCCCGACGGATTCGCGCCGATCGAAGGCAACCTCGTCGAGATGCGCGGAGTCCTCACGCTGCATCTCCTCTACTCGGATGGAATTCGCACGGTCTCGCTTTTCGAGAACTCGAAGGCGTCGACGCTGGATTTCGCGCGGCTCGCTCCGCGTGAGTTGCGCGTCGAGGGCCGCGATGCGACCTATGCCGAGGACGGATCGACCGCGCTGCTCGCCTGGAACGACGGGGCGCTCTACTACACCCTCGTCGGCGACCTCGACCTCAACGAGTTCGAACGGCTCGCGGCTTCAATCGAAAAGCCCTGACGCAGCGGCGCTGCGCCAGGGCCTTCGTGCTTCTCCCCGATCTACTCTAGATTTTGAGGTTCGCCGTTAGGTAGAACTGGATCGGCGTCTTCGTCGAGGAGTTCTCGGCGGAGACGAGCGCCGGTCCGAAGGTCGGTTCGTATGGATACTTGCGGAACGGCTGAATGACCGAGCCGGCGTATCCCGGCGGGTTCACGACCGCGCCCGGCGTGCCGTACGGCGCGACCGGATAGATCGTGCCGGCGACGTTGTTGTACGCGCAGATGTTCCCGTCGTTGAACGACCAGGGCGTCTGCGAACCTCCCCAACAGTAGTTGACGATGTTCGTCAGCGTTCCGACGAGTTGGATCCGCGGGCTCACGTCGTACGTGAGTTGCAGGTTTGCGACCAACTCGTTTGGCTGAGTGTAGGCGCCGATGCTGTCGTACGAACCCGTGAACGGATTCGGAATATAGACGACGCCGGGGCAGGTGCTCGCGTTGTAGCGGTCGGCGAAGAGCGGCTTGCCGCAGCCGCTGGCCGGATCGATGCCGTCCTCCGCGATCGGCTCGCCGTACTTACCGCCGCCCTGGAACTGCAGCGACGGCGTCACGGCGAACTTCTGGTGCCGGTAGTTGAGGAGCAGCGTCCCGACGTATGGCGAGCCGAAGCCTTGTGCGGCGAGGCCCAACGCTCCCGGGAACGTGTCGTAGGTCGGGAAGTTCTGCGCCGTGTTCACCAGCGCTTGGGGCGCGGAAGTCCAGTACGGATTTGCGATGTCTCCGCGCGGACAGCCGCCGCCCGGCAAGCCGGCGACCGGCGTGCCGTCCGGCTTGTAGCAGGCCTTCGCGGTCAGCCCGTTCGTCGTCGTTCCGCCGCAGATGCTCGTCGGACTCGCGCTCGGATGCGACGCGCAGAACTTCGTGTACGCGTTATACTGCTGGATCGACTGATTGATCGGAGCGAGAACCGTCGTTCCGGATGCACCGGCGGCGATCGGCCCGTACGAGATGTAGGTGTTCGTGTAGGCAAACGAGAGCAGCCCGGAGATGCCGTCGCGCGAGAAGTCGCCCTTTTGCATCTGGAACTCGAGGCCTTCGCTGCGCTGGCTGCCGACGTTGAGACCCGAGACGAAACCCTGGATCGGATTGAGGAAGAACTGCTGAATCTGATCCTGCGTCTGCCGCAAGAACGGCGTCAGCTTGAACGAGAGGTCCGAACCCTTGAAGTGGTGCTCCCACGAGAGGTCGTAGTTGATCGACGTCGCGGGCGCGATCGGATATCCCGGCGTGTTCCGGCCGAACGCCAGGAAGTGCGAGCCGATGTAGTCGGCGAGATCTTCCTGCCGCGTGTTGTACTGCTCGAACGCCGTGTTCGGAGCCTCGGTATACCGGCCGTACGAGAAGCGAATGACGTCGTTCGAACTAGCCGTGTAGGTGCCGCTGATGCGCGGCTGCCAGATGTTATACGTGTACGACTGCGACGGGACGTTCTCGACGTTCGCCGCGTGCGATCCGGCGGGACACGCCGCCGCCGGCGTCGGGTTTGCAAACGGCTTCCCGCTGGCATTGTCGATGCAATTGTCGAGGTTGTAGGCGTTGAACCAGAAGGCGCGCGCCTCCGCCGAGCCGCCGAGCGGCGGCGTGAGCGTGTTCTGCCCGACGAAGCCGTAGCTATCGAGCCGAACGCCGGCGTTGATGAGCCACCGGTCCGACGGGCGGTATTGGTCGGTCAGCGATGCCCCGGCGAAGTTCGGGATCGTGCCGCTGTAGGTGCCGGCAAGACCGTTCTCCGCAACCATATACGTGCATCCGCTGCCCAACTGGGGCTTGCCGGGAACCGCGCACGACGCGCCGGCGAGCGAGGGAACGGAATAGGAGGGGCCGAGCCCGATCGTGTTCTCGTGACAGTTAAGAACGCCGCCGCTTCCGCCATACGGGCTGAAGCAGTAGCCGCCGTACGGATCGTTCTGGTTGACGACGACGGCCTC of the Candidatus Binatia bacterium genome contains:
- a CDS encoding anti-sigma factor is translated as MIESHPTIEELVDYAHGELSAPDDAAVHAHLAECSSCADAHTEEVALTQLLRAHAGAEEREMPVAVAAGVREAITRRPAFGWERLQAALRPALVLPVAAALAVALYFGFNTWRGTGRSTPIDAAYYIDSHAAMAANASFGQEAPAPLTLTSDTTPDETH
- a CDS encoding DUF4367 domain-containing protein, which translates into the protein MKRTSLVVLAFVAASLALANAKPVHRTNDELLVAAMSARSSVSYTGVVQVLRIGNNASQAAVYRVEHRAPDLTRRVYTAPSSLSGETLLSNGDLSFSIDPKRRRIVETRNDAVEEAVALSANLALLRENYDVIEKGTETFDGRRTVDLVLTNKHSRHPTMLVRIDRDSNLVLDKEEFGEDGSLVSELRFEEIRYATAIPQTDFALPKSYTLVRGPSFGEPSENLAQVVRGAGFTAREPRALPDGFAPIEGNLVEMRGVLTLHLLYSDGIRTVSLFENSKASTLDFARLAPRELRVEGRDATYAEDGSTALLAWNDGALYYTLVGDLDLNEFERLAASIEKP
- a CDS encoding TonB-dependent receptor — protein: MVRRSFRHLVTASALLAIFASQVTWALAGVTGGLTGNVQDADTAAPIAGAQVTATSPSQVATTITDASGHFAFLTLAPDTYVVSVSKTDYQTESVPGQIVFADTVQTVRVRLQKSLKTIARVTSAAGGALVKSGTTADVYSINASTQAATAALGGGGLINQAYSAISTVPGAYVIPNQTGYYATVNIRGGDYDQVGYEFDGVPVNRSFDNYASSSASSLGNAEVQVYTGASPANSEGQGLSGFINQVIKTGTYPGYGTASLGIGTPSFYHRASVEVGGSTPDRLFSYYVGIAGSNQSYNYVNNNNGSEYDNWIGPPLGIVGGPYGNPFAPGWSLYFGGTGNSYFPLGPAGNYGLFSTISARNTVVNLHIGIPHKYDSGRDDVQLLYDDEALQNQFYISGNDVASPFCTGANAVSGEACMNQINGQLISLFTGGSFPYGQSLPVTYLNTYTWGCGTSIGHTYSASALNGMTSCVRPYSFPNSTNTGSPSDPNAIPANARDNSYNDTAITKIQYTKNFGSTAFLRVYGFTFYSDWFLNGPYSTSFCNFVCPVAPDYELNTHTRGISAIFQDQINEQNLLTVQGSYTTARIVRDNNGFYGVGGNEAVVVNQNDPYGGYCFSPYGGSGGVLNCHENTIGLGPSYSVPSLAGASCAVPGKPQLGSGCTYMVAENGLAGTYSGTIPNFAGASLTDQYRPSDRWLINAGVRLDSYGFVGQNTLTPPLGGSAEARAFWFNAYNLDNCIDNASGKPFANPTPAAACPAGSHAANVENVPSQSYTYNIWQPRISGTYTASSNDVIRFSYGRYTEAPNTAFEQYNTRQEDLADYIGSHFLAFGRNTPGYPIAPATSINYDLSWEHHFKGSDLSFKLTPFLRQTQDQIQQFFLNPIQGFVSGLNVGSQRSEGLEFQMQKGDFSRDGISGLLSFAYTNTYISYGPIAAGASGTTVLAPINQSIQQYNAYTKFCASHPSASPTSICGGTTTNGLTAKACYKPDGTPVAGLPGGGCPRGDIANPYWTSAPQALVNTAQNFPTYDTFPGALGLAAQGFGSPYVGTLLLNYRHQKFAVTPSLQFQGGGKYGEPIAEDGIDPASGCGKPLFADRYNASTCPGVVYIPNPFTGSYDSIGAYTQPNELVANLQLTYDVSPRIQLVGTLTNIVNYCWGGSQTPWSFNDGNICAYNNVAGTIYPVAPYGTPGAVVNPPGYAGSVIQPFRKYPYEPTFGPALVSAENSSTKTPIQFYLTANLKI